TCAGATTCGTCCTCACAAATTAAGCAAATACGTAGGTAAGTAATAATGATGCAGCAATGGTCACTGCCCAAAATATATTAAATTGCAGTTGACCACTCTGGGCATGCCGCATTGTTGCCCCTAAAGACCGCACTGAGCGGGCAACACCGTCAACCACGCCGTCTATTCCGTGCCAGTCAAACCAGCTCCAGAATTGTGAAACTGTCATGAGTGGTCGAAGGCCGATAACGCTGTATATCTCGCCAACACATGAGTCAATAAATTGAAGGGGTTTTTTAGCTATCCAAAGAAAGGCGCTTCCGCCTTTTCTGTAAAACCAATCAAGATCAATGCTGATTTTTGGCTCTGGAGCCAGTTTTTTGGTCAGCAAGAAAAAGCCAAGGGCTGTAAAGAGCAGAATCTGCATGCTTTCAGACAGGTGGTATGATGTATATGGGTGATAATCAACTGGGTATGGCAATTTCCCGAACAGATAGGCAGTATAACAGCCTATGAATATACAGAGAAATGAGGCTATTCCCATGGCAACCTGCATATTCCACGGTGGATCTTCGGCCTTTTCCCAGGTCTCCTTGCTGCAGTTGTTTTTACCGAACCAGATAAAGTAAGGAACCTTTAAGCCGGTATGGAGAAATGTTCCTGCCGAGGCAAGGGTTAGTAAAAAACCGGCCCAGAGGATATGCTCCTGAAATCCAGCCGCAACAATCATGGACTTACTGACAAAACCGGAGAATAAGGGAAATGCCGAGATTGACAGACCGCCAATCATGGTAAAAACAAAGGTTCGCGGCATTTTTTTGTATAAACCGCCTAACTCGGTAAATTTGCTTTTGCCGGTCATGTGTAGAACAGAACCACAGCCCATAAAGAGAAGCCCTTTATACAGAATATGGGCAAAGGCGTGGGCGCAGGCACCATTGATCGCCAGCTCGGTACCAATACCGACACCGGCGACCATATAACCAACCTGACTGATAATGTGCCAGGCCAGCAGACGACGGCAGTCATTTTCAAGAACAGCGTAGACAACACCATAGAGTGCCATGACGACACCAAGTGGAATAAGAATTTCCATTCCGGCACATGAACGGGCCAGGGCGTAAATTGCTGTTTTAGTAGTAAAAGCACACATGAAAACTGATCCGGTAACCGTTGCTTCGCCATAGGCATCTGGTAACCATGAGTGAAGCGGTGGTACTGCGGCATTAAGCATCAGGCCAAGCATAATAAGATATGTGTAAAGCTGTGGATCTTTAACATCCATGAGGGAGAAAGAAAGATCTCCTGTTGCTTTGTAGCGTAGTACAAAACCGGCCAATAAGATAAGGCCGCCAGCGGTATGAACAAGTAGATAGCGCAGTCCGGCAGAAAGGGATTTTTTGCTCCGTCTGAACCAGATTAAAAATACAGAGGAAAAGGCCATTAACTCCCAGAATAAAAATAGCACCAGATAGTCACCGGCATAGATGGCGCCCAATGAACCTGCGACGTAAAACCAGGCAGCAATGTGTTGCAGATCATCTTCAACATGGAGACCGTAAATAGTGCCGATAATGCACATCAAACTCATAATATAGGCAAACACCTGACTGAGGCGATCGATACGTCCAAAGGTCAGGTCCCAGTCCATGAACTGCACAACTGCAAAGGTGCCTTCGGGGCTGAACTGCCAGATATTGATAAAGGTAAGCGTCGGTACTAAGACCAGAAAGGCCTTGCGCGGCATCCCCTTGATGAAAGGCAGTAATAATGCCCCGCAAATGAGGATAAGTGACGGGTGAAGCCAGGAATCAATCATCATAATAATCCTCTCGTGTCATAATACCCTGGTGTCCGAACCATTTTGATAAAATTATAATGATGACACAGGCAATAAAGCCGAATACTGCCCAGAAGCCCGGAATATGTTCTATCCAGGTATGGGCATGGTGCTTATCAACAATAGTTGGTATGGCGTCAATCACAACAAGTGCCGCCAACACGCCGTAGCATACTTTAATAACCGTTTTGAGACGGTCTCTAAAGTAATCGATCAGTTCGACAATCATCCTATCACCGCCTTAACAAAGTTCATCATGAAACCTGGAAATATGCCAATGAGTACAGAGATAAATGCAGCTATACAGAGTGGTATTACCATTGATAATGGTGCTTCCTTTATACCCTCAAATTTTTCGCCCTTTGGTCGTTTACCAAAAAAAGCGTTGTAGGTAATGGGCGCAAAATAGGCGACATTTAAAAGTGTACTGGACAGTAAAATGAGCAAAATGCCGATTTGGTGGGCCTGCATGGAACCAACCAGCAAGTACCATTTAGTCACAAATCCTGCTACTGGAGGCGCACCAATCATCGATAATGAGGCAATACCGAAGGCGGCGAAGGTAAATGGCATGGTTTTGCCAAGGCCACTCATCTCCGAAATATCCTTTTTATGGGTAGCGACATAAATTGCACCGGCACAGAAGAAAAGGGTGATTTTAGAAAAGGCGTGGTTAGCTATATGAATAAGTCCGCCGGATATTCCAGCAGGTGTAAGCAGTGCCACTCCGAGAATAATGTAGGAGAGCTGGCTTACGGTTGAGTAGGCGAGTCGGGCCTTGAGGTTTGTTTTTGAAAGGGCAATTACTGAGGCCATCAGAATTGTAAAACCAACAAAATAGGCGGTTGGAATGCCCAAGTTAAGAGCGTCCATGGTGTCGACACCAAAAACGTAGAGCATGACACGAGTTGTGGAAAAAACACCAACTTTTACAACCGCAACCGCATGGAGGAGGGCAGAGACAGGAGTCGGTGCGACCATTGCTCCGGGTAGCCAATGATGAAAGGGCATTACACCATTTTTTGCAAAACCGAAAATGCAGAAAATGTAGAGCATGGTAACAATTGCCGAGTTGACATCTGGAGGAAAAATACCTGTTGATATATTATTGGCAAAATCAAGAGTTCCGGTCAGCACGTAAATGATAGCCATGGCAGGCAATAAAAATGCTTTAGCAGTTGTGGTTAAATAAACAATATACTTTCTGGCGCCAGCGTAGCCTTCTTCGTCCTGGTGGTGGGCAACTAAGGGGTATGTGCAGATTGATACAATTTCATAAAAGAGATAGAGGGTGAAAAGATTGTCAGAAAAAGCGACACCCATCGCTCCAAAAAGTGAAAGTGCGAAGCAGGCATTGAATCGTGTTTGGGCATGCTCTTTTAAACCGCGCATATAGCCCATGGAATAGAATGCTGCTAAGATCCACAAGAAAGAGGCAGCACAGGCAAATATCATTGAAAAGGCATCCGCGCGAAGCGTTAGCGTAACACCCGGCAGAATTTTAAAGAGCTGAAAATGGAGCGTATTGCCGGCAAGCACCGCTGGTACCATTGTCGAAATGATCCAGAACATCATTACCGCCGCGATGACTGAACAGGATTCGCGCAGATTCGGCCGTTTTTCGCCAATAAGCATAACACCAAAGGCGCCCGCCAATGGGACTAAAATAGCCCAGAGTAACTTGCTTGTTTCTATGATAGTTGGAACTGCGGAGACTTCCATAACTGTTGTCCCTGGCTAGCCTTTAAGGTCTGTAAGGTCTTCTGCGTCAATCGATTTAAAGTTTCGATACACAGCAATAACAATACTTAAGGCAATTGCGGCTTCAGCGGCTGCAATACCCATTATAAAAAGTGTAAAGATCTGACCGACTGTCGGATCGGGTGCCAGAAATCTGTTGAAGGCCATAAAGTTAAGAGAGGCCCCGGAAAGGACAAGTTCAGATGAAATGAGCATGCCGATCAGACTTCTACGCTGTAATAGGCCGTAAAAACCCGAGGCAAAGAGGAATGCTCCAATGAGAAGGTACGTGTTTAAATCATTGCTGATTTCAAGCATTATTTTTGCTCCTGCCGGTTCGAGCTAAGACCAGTGCTCCAATAATCGCGACCAGCAATACCACCGAAATAAGCTCAAACACCATGGAATAAGAAGTTAACAGCGCCTTGCCGATTTCAGTAACCGAGCCGTCATTTATCTTTATTTCAGCTGCAACCCAGTTGGTTTTGTTGCCAATTAAAGCAACCCCCATAAACACCAATCCAGCAGCAATAAAACCAAAAAAAGAACCGATGCCGGACTGTTTACCAGGCTTTTCATCACCTCGGGGTTCGGCAAGCATCACGGCAAAAATGATGGCGACGCAAACCGCACCAACATAGATCAGCATCTCCATCATCGCGATAAAGGGGCTGTTCAAGAAATAAAAAAGGGCTGCAACTCCGATAAAACAGAGGCTTAAGCCCGCAACGCTGCGAATCAAACGTTTGGAGTTAGTAGCAATGAGAGCACCGATAACCGTTGTGGCAACCATTACTAGAAAAACCAGGCCGGAAAGACCTTCTGCTGTAAATAAGGCGTTACTCATCAGTTCTTTTCCTCGAGCCTTTTTATGAGGTCATAAACAAAATCACTTCTTCGGGTGCTGGCCAAGTTAAAATCTTTAGAGAAATCAATTGCACCAGGTTTGCAGGACTCAACACACATCCCGCAGAGGCTGCATTTTGTGAAATCTAAGGTGTACACCGTAAGAACCTTGCCCTTGACCCCTTCGCGTTTTTCGCCTTCGACCGTAATGCACCCGGAGGGACAGGCTTTCTGACACATACCACAGACAATACATTTAGTCAGGCCGGTTTCAGCATCTTTAACCAGTTCAATATGTCCTCTGAACCGAGGCGTCATTTTGACATATTCGTGCGGATACTGCAGGGTAACCTTGGTATTAAAAAACTCTCTCAGGGTAATACCCATTCCAATAAATAAGCTGCGAGTTCCGGTAAATAGTTCAGAAAAATAAGCCATTTTAGAATACCTTTAACCAGCCAGCCGTCACAATAAGGTTGAGCAGTGAAATTGGGATGAGATATTTCCAGGACAGATTCAAGAGTGCGTAAAATTGAGTACGTGGAAATGTCCAGCGGATCCAGATTACTGTGAAAATGATGGCATACATTTTCATAAGAAACCAAACGACACTATTGGGCAGGAATGGCAAAGGACTCTGCCAGCCGCCTAGAAAAAGAATGGTAACAAGACAGGCGCCAATAACAATGTTGGCGTATTCGCCCATGAAAAATACCCCAAAACCCATTCCAGGATACTCTGTGAATGTACCTGCTACCAATTCACTCTCTGCTTCTGCCATATCAAATGGTGCACGGTTTGTCTCAGCCAGCATACAGGTGAAGAAGATTAGAAAAGCAACCGGCGTTAAAGGGCTTGCCGCCCAAGTAAGTCGGATAATGTTCCAGTTCCAGATGCCGCCGCCTTGCTGAATGATGATCTCATTGAGGTTCATGGTATTGGTTGCCATAACCAGGGCAATTGCAGTCAGAAGCATTGGAATCTCGTAGGCGACATTTTGTGAAACGACACGGGCTGAAGCGATAACTGCGTATTTGTTGGCGGAACCCCAACCACCAATTAAAAGGCCAAGAACATTGACGGAGGCAAAGGCAAAGATCATCAGCAGGCCAAGGTCAATGTGGCGGGCGGCCAGTGTTTCGCCAAAAGGGATAGCGACAAAGGACATAATCGCTGGTACCAGCAGCATGATGGGTGCAATCTTGAAGAGTACAGGGTCAACTCCATCGGGCACCAGCAGCTGTTTGGTCATCAGCTTCACACCATCAGCTAAAGGCTGCAGCAGTCCATGGGGCCCAACTTCCTTGGGTCCGGTGCGCCTCTGAAAAAAGGCGGCACCCTTACGTTCTGCCCAGACAAGGTAAGCGGCATTCAATGCTGCAAAGGCAATGACACCCACCAGGAAAGCTAATAAACGAATAAGTTCAGCTGTAATCATATCTGTTACCTGTCAATTTCAGGAATAACCAAGTCTAAAGTTCCCATGAAAGCCAAGGCATCTGCCAGAATCATTCCATGGCACGCCTCACTGAATAAACTCAAATTTGAAAAGGTTGGAGAGCGAAGTTTCAATCGATACGGGGTGTTGGTACCATCACTGATCAGCCGAATTCCAAAAGAGCCGCGGGCAGCTTCAACAGCACAATAATAATCGCCCTTTGGCGGTTTG
Above is a window of Desulfobulbaceae bacterium DNA encoding:
- a CDS encoding Na(+)/H(+) antiporter subunit D: MIDSWLHPSLILICGALLLPFIKGMPRKAFLVLVPTLTFINIWQFSPEGTFAVVQFMDWDLTFGRIDRLSQVFAYIMSLMCIIGTIYGLHVEDDLQHIAAWFYVAGSLGAIYAGDYLVLFLFWELMAFSSVFLIWFRRSKKSLSAGLRYLLVHTAGGLILLAGFVLRYKATGDLSFSLMDVKDPQLYTYLIMLGLMLNAAVPPLHSWLPDAYGEATVTGSVFMCAFTTKTAIYALARSCAGMEILIPLGVVMALYGVVYAVLENDCRRLLAWHIISQVGYMVAGVGIGTELAINGACAHAFAHILYKGLLFMGCGSVLHMTGKSKFTELGGLYKKMPRTFVFTMIGGLSISAFPLFSGFVSKSMIVAAGFQEHILWAGFLLTLASAGTFLHTGLKVPYFIWFGKNNCSKETWEKAEDPPWNMQVAMGIASFLCIFIGCYTAYLFGKLPYPVDYHPYTSYHLSESMQILLFTALGFFLLTKKLAPEPKISIDLDWFYRKGGSAFLWIAKKPLQFIDSCVGEIYSVIGLRPLMTVSQFWSWFDWHGIDGVVDGVARSVRSLGATMRHAQSGQLQFNIFWAVTIAASLLLTYVFA
- a CDS encoding monovalent cation/H+ antiporter subunit D family protein; the protein is MEVSAVPTIIETSKLLWAILVPLAGAFGVMLIGEKRPNLRESCSVIAAVMMFWIISTMVPAVLAGNTLHFQLFKILPGVTLTLRADAFSMIFACAASFLWILAAFYSMGYMRGLKEHAQTRFNACFALSLFGAMGVAFSDNLFTLYLFYEIVSICTYPLVAHHQDEEGYAGARKYIVYLTTTAKAFLLPAMAIIYVLTGTLDFANNISTGIFPPDVNSAIVTMLYIFCIFGFAKNGVMPFHHWLPGAMVAPTPVSALLHAVAVVKVGVFSTTRVMLYVFGVDTMDALNLGIPTAYFVGFTILMASVIALSKTNLKARLAYSTVSQLSYIILGVALLTPAGISGGLIHIANHAFSKITLFFCAGAIYVATHKKDISEMSGLGKTMPFTFAAFGIASLSMIGAPPVAGFVTKWYLLVGSMQAHQIGILLILLSSTLLNVAYFAPITYNAFFGKRPKGEKFEGIKEAPLSMVIPLCIAAFISVLIGIFPGFMMNFVKAVIG
- the nuoK gene encoding NADH-quinone oxidoreductase subunit NuoK — encoded protein: MLEISNDLNTYLLIGAFLFASGFYGLLQRRSLIGMLISSELVLSGASLNFMAFNRFLAPDPTVGQIFTLFIMGIAAAEAAIALSIVIAVYRNFKSIDAEDLTDLKG
- a CDS encoding NADH-quinone oxidoreductase subunit J, with the translated sequence MSNALFTAEGLSGLVFLVMVATTVIGALIATNSKRLIRSVAGLSLCFIGVAALFYFLNSPFIAMMEMLIYVGAVCVAIIFAVMLAEPRGDEKPGKQSGIGSFFGFIAAGLVFMGVALIGNKTNWVAAEIKINDGSVTEIGKALLTSYSMVFELISVVLLVAIIGALVLARTGRSKNNA
- a CDS encoding NADH-quinone oxidoreductase subunit I; the protein is MAYFSELFTGTRSLFIGMGITLREFFNTKVTLQYPHEYVKMTPRFRGHIELVKDAETGLTKCIVCGMCQKACPSGCITVEGEKREGVKGKVLTVYTLDFTKCSLCGMCVESCKPGAIDFSKDFNLASTRRSDFVYDLIKRLEEKN
- the nuoH gene encoding NADH-quinone oxidoreductase subunit NuoH, which encodes MITAELIRLLAFLVGVIAFAALNAAYLVWAERKGAAFFQRRTGPKEVGPHGLLQPLADGVKLMTKQLLVPDGVDPVLFKIAPIMLLVPAIMSFVAIPFGETLAARHIDLGLLMIFAFASVNVLGLLIGGWGSANKYAVIASARVVSQNVAYEIPMLLTAIALVMATNTMNLNEIIIQQGGGIWNWNIIRLTWAASPLTPVAFLIFFTCMLAETNRAPFDMAEAESELVAGTFTEYPGMGFGVFFMGEYANIVIGACLVTILFLGGWQSPLPFLPNSVVWFLMKMYAIIFTVIWIRWTFPRTQFYALLNLSWKYLIPISLLNLIVTAGWLKVF